A single genomic interval of Stenotrophomonas sp. ZAC14D1_NAIMI4_1 harbors:
- a CDS encoding MFS transporter: MSEAAAKPSYKGWAGIKRAFGTPSALTMALLGFGSGLPFLLIASQTLSTRLRDVGLDLGSIGLISLASFFYLLKFVWAPLLDRYAFPLLAFLGRRRSWLLLSQVAVLIGLVALAFVRPEQGVWPLVAWVLVASFAGATQDSVVDAYRIEIAPETAQAALAATYTLGYRIGLILAGAGALYLAQFEGWIVAYLAMAGLMLLPIITTLVCREPDRPAQAVQRRIDVAEAFVKPITSFFTRNGIGLALGLLAFVGLFKFPDQVIGVMAGPFYLDSGFDKADIATVSKLFGVWMGIGGAFLGGIAVAALGFRRMLLVAALGVALSNLAFLLMAHNPGQLWAFYAALSADNLFQGFAGTVLVAFMSSLTDRNFTATQYALLVSLANLPGKFVGGVSGYIVEASSYSTFFMLSAVTVVPTLLLLAWLWPRIHDRSAP; this comes from the coding sequence GTGAGCGAAGCCGCTGCAAAGCCCAGCTACAAAGGCTGGGCCGGGATCAAGCGCGCCTTCGGCACGCCCTCGGCCCTGACCATGGCCCTGCTGGGCTTCGGCAGCGGCCTGCCGTTCCTGCTGATCGCCTCGCAGACGCTTTCAACCCGCCTGCGTGATGTCGGCCTGGACCTGGGCAGCATCGGCCTGATCAGCCTGGCCAGCTTCTTCTACCTGCTCAAGTTCGTCTGGGCCCCACTGCTGGACCGCTACGCGTTCCCGCTGCTGGCATTCCTCGGCCGCCGCCGCTCCTGGCTGCTGCTGTCGCAGGTGGCGGTGCTGATCGGCCTGGTCGCGCTGGCCTTCGTCCGCCCCGAACAGGGCGTGTGGCCGCTGGTGGCCTGGGTGCTGGTGGCGTCCTTCGCCGGCGCCACCCAGGATTCGGTGGTCGATGCCTATCGCATCGAGATCGCCCCGGAAACCGCACAGGCTGCGCTGGCTGCCACCTATACGCTGGGCTACCGCATCGGCCTGATCCTGGCCGGTGCCGGCGCGCTCTACCTGGCCCAGTTCGAAGGCTGGATCGTCGCCTACCTGGCCATGGCCGGGCTGATGCTGCTGCCGATCATCACCACCCTGGTGTGCCGCGAACCGGATCGCCCGGCGCAGGCCGTGCAGCGCCGGATCGACGTCGCCGAAGCCTTCGTCAAGCCGATCACCAGCTTCTTCACCCGCAACGGCATCGGCCTGGCGCTGGGCCTGCTGGCTTTCGTCGGGCTGTTCAAGTTCCCCGACCAGGTCATCGGCGTGATGGCCGGCCCGTTCTACCTCGATTCGGGCTTCGACAAGGCCGACATCGCCACCGTCTCCAAGCTGTTCGGCGTGTGGATGGGTATCGGTGGTGCCTTCCTTGGCGGTATCGCCGTGGCCGCCTTAGGCTTCCGCCGCATGCTGCTGGTGGCGGCGCTGGGCGTGGCCCTGTCCAACCTCGCCTTCCTGCTGATGGCGCACAACCCGGGCCAGCTGTGGGCGTTCTACGCCGCGCTCAGCGCCGACAACCTGTTCCAGGGCTTCGCCGGCACCGTGCTGGTGGCCTTCATGTCCTCGCTCACCGACCGCAACTTCACCGCCACCCAGTACGCCCTGCTGGTGTCGCTGGCCAACCTGCCGGGCAAGTTCGTCGGCGGCGTGTCGGGCTATATCGTCGAAGCCAGCTCCTACAGCACCTTCTTCATGCTCAGCGCGGTCACCGTCGTACCGACTCTGCTGCTGCTGGCCTGGCTGTGGCCGCGCATCCACGACCGCAGCGCCCCCTGA
- the tyrS gene encoding tyrosine--tRNA ligase produces the protein MSSIEEALALIGRGADEILKIEDLRARLQEGRPLRIKAGFDPTAPDLHLGHTVLLNKLRQFQDLGHQVIFLIGDFTGMIGDPSGKSLTRKPLSREDVLANARTYEEQVFKVLDREKTQVRFNSEWFSTMGAADMIRLASQHTVARMLERDDFAKRYAAQQSIAIHEFLYPLVQGYDSVALEADVELGGTDQKFNLLMGRGLQEHHGQKPQVVLTMPLLEGLDGVNKMSKSLGNYIGISEPAIEIVTKTMKVDDTLMWRWIELLSFDISQAEAVSLREEVAAGNLNPRVVKLRLARELATRFHDAAAADQAIAGWEAAVTGQGDITQLPLQDVAIPSEGLRIAALLTAAGLTPSNSEANRKLKERAVKVDGEVVEDGQQVLQPGFEGLLQVGKRTFARVRLVAA, from the coding sequence GTGTCCTCGATTGAAGAAGCCCTTGCCCTGATCGGCCGTGGTGCCGACGAGATCCTCAAGATCGAGGATCTGCGTGCGCGCCTGCAGGAAGGCCGTCCGCTGCGGATCAAGGCTGGCTTCGACCCCACCGCGCCCGACCTGCACCTGGGCCACACCGTGCTGCTGAACAAGCTGCGCCAGTTCCAGGACCTTGGCCACCAGGTCATTTTCCTGATCGGCGACTTCACCGGCATGATCGGCGACCCGTCCGGCAAGAGCCTGACCCGCAAGCCGCTCAGCCGCGAGGACGTGCTGGCCAACGCCCGTACCTATGAAGAGCAGGTGTTCAAGGTGCTGGACCGCGAGAAGACCCAGGTGCGCTTCAACTCGGAGTGGTTCAGCACGATGGGCGCGGCCGACATGATCCGCCTGGCCAGCCAGCACACCGTGGCCCGCATGCTCGAGCGCGACGATTTCGCCAAGCGCTACGCCGCCCAGCAGTCCATCGCCATCCACGAGTTCCTGTACCCGCTGGTGCAGGGCTACGACTCGGTGGCCCTGGAAGCGGACGTCGAGCTCGGCGGTACCGACCAGAAGTTCAACCTGCTGATGGGCCGCGGCCTGCAGGAACACCACGGCCAGAAGCCGCAGGTGGTGCTGACCATGCCGCTGCTGGAAGGCCTGGACGGCGTCAACAAGATGTCCAAGTCGCTGGGCAACTACATTGGTATCAGCGAACCGGCCATCGAGATCGTCACCAAGACCATGAAGGTCGACGACACCCTGATGTGGCGCTGGATCGAGCTGCTGTCCTTTGATATCAGCCAGGCCGAAGCAGTTTCGCTGCGTGAAGAGGTCGCCGCCGGCAATCTCAACCCGCGCGTGGTCAAGCTGCGCCTGGCGCGTGAACTGGCCACCCGTTTCCACGACGCGGCTGCGGCTGACCAGGCCATTGCCGGCTGGGAAGCGGCGGTGACCGGGCAGGGCGACATCACCCAGCTGCCGCTGCAGGACGTCGCCATCCCGTCTGAAGGCCTGCGTATTGCGGCTCTGCTGACCGCTGCCGGGCTGACCCCGAGCAACTCCGAGGCCAACCGCAAGCTCAAGGAGCGCGCGGTGAAGGTGGACGGTGAAGTGGTCGAGGATGGACAGCAGGTACTGCAGCCCGGCTTCGAAGGCCTGCTGCAGGTGGGCAAGCGCACCTTCGCCCGCGTCCGCCTGGTTGCTGCCTGA
- a CDS encoding M28 family metallopeptidase, translating to MPRKLLLCLAAAAALSACKGEDTSTPAPAASPDAAAAPAAHTFSPGINAADFSEMVKTLASDEFEGRAPGSKGEELTVNYIRDQMQRIGLQPGNGDSWFQDVPMTETTADESTVLKITQGGKTTELKFGTDIVVGTRTGQAEVKVDASDLVFVGYGVDAPEQKWNDYAGQDWKGKTVVMFVNDPGFHVDDEKLFDGKRMTYYGRWTYKFEEAARKGAAAALIVHDTAGASYGWDVVKNSWAGPQYDLPAKDDPETRIPVQGWLSAEAAKALFAGAGLDLAQAYKDASKRGFKPVPLKATAAVDLKSQIAQKQSRNVVGVLPGSKRADEAVLYMAHWDHLGKHEGEEGDNIYNGAVDNATGVAGILEVAEAMAHQDPKPERSVVFLAVTLEESGLLGSKYYVAHPTFPLDKIAGVINIDAMSVAGRAKDVTVTGFGSSELEDMLKPLAAAQDRTLHGETSVQSGFYFRSDHFNFAKAGVPALYADGGEDLRDGGVEAGRKAAADYGNNRYHGPKDEFDASTWKLDGTVEDLELMYGVGKELAGGDRWPNWYEGNPFKAARDEMMKNKAPAAAK from the coding sequence ATGCCCCGCAAACTCCTCCTGTGCCTGGCCGCCGCGGCCGCGCTCAGCGCCTGCAAAGGCGAAGACACTTCCACCCCGGCACCGGCCGCCAGCCCCGACGCTGCGGCCGCCCCGGCGGCCCACACCTTCTCGCCCGGCATCAACGCCGCCGACTTCAGCGAGATGGTCAAGACGCTGGCCTCGGACGAGTTCGAAGGCCGCGCCCCGGGCAGCAAGGGCGAAGAGCTGACGGTCAACTACATCCGCGACCAGATGCAGCGCATCGGCCTGCAGCCGGGCAACGGTGACAGCTGGTTCCAGGACGTGCCGATGACCGAGACCACGGCCGACGAATCGACCGTGCTGAAGATCACCCAGGGCGGCAAGACCACCGAGCTGAAGTTCGGTACCGACATAGTGGTGGGCACCCGTACCGGCCAGGCCGAGGTGAAGGTCGATGCCAGCGACCTGGTGTTCGTCGGCTACGGCGTCGATGCGCCGGAACAGAAGTGGAACGATTACGCCGGCCAGGACTGGAAGGGCAAGACGGTCGTCATGTTCGTCAATGACCCGGGCTTCCACGTCGACGACGAGAAGCTGTTCGACGGCAAGCGCATGACCTATTACGGGCGCTGGACCTACAAGTTCGAGGAGGCCGCACGCAAGGGTGCTGCCGCCGCGCTGATCGTGCACGACACTGCCGGCGCGTCCTATGGCTGGGACGTGGTGAAGAACTCCTGGGCCGGCCCGCAGTACGACCTGCCTGCCAAGGATGATCCGGAAACCCGCATCCCGGTGCAGGGCTGGCTGAGCGCGGAGGCTGCCAAGGCGCTGTTCGCCGGTGCCGGCCTGGACCTGGCGCAGGCCTACAAGGACGCCAGCAAGCGCGGCTTCAAGCCGGTGCCGCTGAAGGCCACGGCCGCCGTCGACCTGAAGAGCCAGATCGCGCAGAAGCAGTCGCGCAATGTGGTGGGCGTGCTGCCGGGCAGCAAGCGTGCCGACGAAGCCGTGCTGTACATGGCCCACTGGGACCACCTCGGCAAGCATGAAGGCGAAGAAGGCGACAACATCTACAACGGTGCCGTGGACAACGCCACCGGCGTGGCGGGCATCCTCGAAGTGGCTGAGGCCATGGCCCACCAGGATCCCAAGCCGGAGCGTTCGGTGGTGTTCCTGGCGGTGACCCTGGAAGAGTCCGGCTTGCTGGGTTCCAAGTACTACGTGGCCCACCCGACCTTCCCGCTGGACAAGATCGCCGGTGTGATCAACATCGATGCGATGTCGGTGGCCGGCCGTGCCAAGGACGTGACGGTGACCGGCTTCGGCAGCTCGGAGCTGGAGGACATGCTCAAGCCGCTGGCCGCCGCACAGGACCGCACCCTGCACGGTGAGACCTCGGTGCAGAGTGGCTTCTACTTCCGCTCGGACCACTTCAACTTCGCCAAGGCCGGCGTGCCGGCGCTGTATGCCGACGGTGGCGAGGACCTGCGCGACGGCGGCGTCGAAGCGGGCCGCAAGGCGGCTGCCGATTACGGCAACAACCGTTACCACGGGCCGAAGGATGAGTTCGATGCCAGCACCTGGAAGCTGGATGGCACCGTGGAAGACCTGGAGCTGATGTACGGCGTGGGCAAGGAACTGGCCGGCGGTGATCGCTGGCCGAACTGGTATGAAGGCAATCCCTTCAAGGCCGCCCGCGACGAGATGATGAAGAACAAGGCTCCGGCCGCAGCAAAGTAG
- a CDS encoding peptidoglycan DD-metalloendopeptidase family protein, whose product MRDNVFPSRRHHTAAARAGRCLLLGLALALAVPLPGSAQTASTREAERKLQKLRTELKGVAQERRQIEGQRGQASRQLRDADEKVARSGRVLAQTETALREQNQALAEAEQRRATLQANLAQQNRELAGLLRAAYQLGNHAPLKLLLSQDTVADANRALAYHRYLQRERAQRIATLTGDLKELETLQAQIAERRQSLQGAQRDQKQQAATLAADRRDRAQTVASLEERFKDRREKEQALGQDAKALETLLANLRAAAARAEAERRAAARKAAAEKAAAEKAARQAKAEGRPPPPTKVPPAVASAPAPKVGGLGWPLSGNLLARYGAKLPDGRTSSGVLIGAPAGSTVTAVADGTVVFSDWMTGYGMILIVDHGNGYMSLYAHNDTLLKDAGARVSRGDAVAKVGNSGGQGVTALYFELRRGGQPVNPDSWLQRR is encoded by the coding sequence TTGCGCGACAACGTCTTCCCCTCACGCCGACATCACACCGCCGCTGCCCGCGCCGGGCGTTGCCTGTTGCTGGGGCTGGCCTTGGCGCTGGCGGTTCCCCTGCCGGGCAGTGCGCAGACCGCCTCGACCCGCGAGGCCGAGCGCAAGCTGCAGAAGCTGCGCACCGAACTGAAGGGCGTTGCGCAGGAGCGCCGGCAGATCGAGGGCCAGCGCGGGCAGGCCTCGCGGCAGTTGCGCGATGCGGATGAAAAGGTCGCTCGCAGCGGCCGGGTGCTGGCACAGACCGAAACCGCGCTGCGCGAGCAGAACCAGGCCCTGGCCGAGGCCGAGCAGCGCCGCGCGACCCTGCAGGCCAACCTGGCCCAGCAGAACCGCGAACTGGCCGGGCTGCTGCGTGCGGCCTACCAGCTGGGCAACCATGCCCCGCTCAAGCTGCTGCTGTCGCAGGACACGGTGGCCGATGCCAACCGCGCCCTGGCGTATCACCGTTACCTGCAGCGCGAGCGCGCCCAGCGCATCGCCACCCTCACCGGCGACCTGAAGGAACTGGAGACGCTGCAGGCCCAGATTGCCGAGCGCAGACAGTCCCTGCAGGGCGCGCAGCGCGACCAGAAGCAGCAGGCGGCCACGCTGGCCGCCGATCGCCGCGATCGCGCGCAGACCGTGGCCTCGCTGGAAGAACGCTTCAAGGACCGGCGCGAGAAGGAACAGGCGCTCGGCCAGGATGCCAAGGCACTGGAAACGCTGCTGGCCAACCTGCGGGCAGCGGCGGCCCGAGCCGAGGCCGAACGCCGCGCCGCCGCGCGCAAGGCGGCCGCCGAGAAGGCCGCTGCCGAGAAGGCGGCACGCCAGGCCAAGGCCGAAGGCCGCCCGCCGCCGCCAACCAAGGTGCCGCCGGCCGTGGCCTCTGCGCCTGCGCCGAAGGTGGGTGGGCTGGGCTGGCCGCTGTCCGGCAACCTGCTGGCCCGCTATGGCGCCAAGCTGCCCGACGGGCGCACCAGCAGCGGCGTGCTGATCGGCGCACCGGCCGGCAGCACCGTCACCGCCGTGGCCGATGGCACCGTCGTGTTCTCCGACTGGATGACCGGCTACGGCATGATCCTGATCGTCGACCACGGCAACGGCTACATGAGCCTGTACGCACACAACGACACCCTGCTGAAGGATGCCGGCGCGCGGGTCAGCCGTGGCGATGCGGTGGCCAAGGTCGGCAATTCCGGTGGCCAGGGCGTCACCGCGCTGTACTTCGAGCTGCGCCGTGGCGGGCAGCCGGTCAACCCGGACAGCTGGCTGCAGCGGCGCTGA
- a CDS encoding peptidoglycan DD-metalloendopeptidase family protein has translation MQNSEQGRARKQRFQERLHVLHDNALHRKLRQHLPAAFNERWTRRHWVHASLFATIGALVATIVPGFSHTIDSPYQESHTSLALPLPPLSLARQQQTPGDSWQVLRVQRGQTLSDLFDQAGIPATTLHRVLDHPGARDSLTKLRPGAEIAFDMPLSGDLRSIRFDRDGDNRVELSLAGDDIKEKVTKRETSTRTVVTSGEITSSLYAAARRAGLSPSAIATMTDDIFKYDIDFSKDLQPGDRFSVVMDETWREGEKVDTSKILAATFTTGGKTYSGFRFERGGKSEYYDLNGRSLKKSFIRMPIPFARLSSTFGARKHPVLGKMRMHKGVDYAARTGTPIMAAGDARVQFAGVQRGYGNVVILDHGRGHTTLYGHMSRFANIKTGQRVAQGTVIGYVGSTGLATGPHLHYEFRVNGEHRNPLTVTMPPPEPLKGAELVAFRAQTAPAMARIQGMEKLIYAEASPAPSSREAAPTEVASAKAKPGNSHKRG, from the coding sequence ATGCAAAATTCCGAACAAGGGCGCGCACGCAAGCAGCGCTTCCAGGAACGTCTCCACGTCCTGCACGACAACGCCCTGCACCGGAAGCTCAGGCAGCACCTACCCGCCGCATTCAATGAACGCTGGACGCGTCGCCATTGGGTGCACGCGAGCCTGTTCGCCACCATCGGCGCCCTGGTGGCGACGATCGTGCCGGGTTTCTCGCACACCATCGATTCGCCCTACCAGGAAAGCCACACCAGCCTGGCCCTGCCCTTGCCGCCGCTGTCGCTGGCACGCCAGCAGCAGACCCCCGGCGACAGCTGGCAGGTGCTGCGGGTGCAGCGCGGGCAGACCCTGAGCGATCTGTTCGACCAGGCCGGCATCCCCGCCACCACCCTGCACCGGGTGCTGGACCATCCGGGCGCGCGTGACTCGCTGACCAAGCTGCGCCCCGGGGCCGAGATCGCCTTCGACATGCCGCTCTCGGGCGACCTGCGCAGCATCCGCTTCGACCGCGATGGCGACAACCGGGTGGAACTGAGCCTGGCCGGCGATGACATCAAGGAAAAGGTGACCAAGCGCGAGACCTCCACGCGCACGGTGGTCACCAGCGGCGAGATCACCAGCTCGCTGTATGCCGCGGCCCGCCGGGCCGGGCTGTCGCCGTCGGCGATCGCGACGATGACCGACGACATCTTCAAGTACGACATCGACTTCTCCAAGGACCTGCAGCCGGGCGACCGCTTCAGCGTGGTGATGGACGAGACCTGGCGCGAAGGCGAGAAGGTCGACACGAGCAAGATCCTGGCGGCGACCTTCACCACCGGTGGCAAGACCTACTCGGGCTTCCGCTTCGAGCGCGGCGGCAAGTCGGAGTACTACGACCTCAACGGCCGTTCGCTGAAGAAGAGCTTCATCCGCATGCCGATCCCGTTCGCGCGGCTGAGCTCGACGTTCGGCGCGCGCAAGCACCCGGTGCTGGGCAAGATGCGCATGCACAAGGGCGTGGACTACGCCGCGCGCACCGGTACGCCGATCATGGCCGCCGGCGACGCCCGCGTGCAGTTCGCCGGCGTGCAGCGCGGCTACGGCAACGTGGTCATCCTCGACCATGGCCGCGGCCACACCACCCTGTACGGGCACATGTCGCGCTTTGCCAATATCAAGACCGGCCAGCGCGTGGCCCAGGGCACGGTGATCGGCTATGTCGGTTCGACCGGCCTGGCCACCGGCCCGCACCTGCACTACGAATTCCGCGTGAACGGCGAGCACCGCAATCCGCTGACGGTGACCATGCCGCCGCCGGAACCGCTGAAGGGCGCCGAGCTGGTGGCCTTCCGTGCGCAGACCGCGCCGGCCATGGCCCGTATCCAGGGCATGGAGAAGCTGATCTACGCCGAGGCCAGCCCGGCCCCGAGCAGCCGCGAGGCCGCGCCGACCGAGGTGGCCAGCGCCAAGGCCAAGCCGGGCAACAGCCACAAGCGCGGCTGA
- a CDS encoding S41 family peptidase: protein MRAARTATLLLALMPALSWAQQTAPAATDTSGQAASNEEAVTSKVPLEDIRRFVSVYNAVRAAYVDPVDDNKLMQSAVRGLLLDLDPHSTYFNKEDAEAFDEQANGAYEGIGVELQQQPDNASMKVISPIDDTPAAKAGILAGDLIIAIDGKPISAIDASEPLRGPAGSKVVLTIVRDGKPKPFDVSLTRQTIRVTSVKSRMLEPGYGYIRLSTFQADTGSDFQKHVQQLQKQSGGQLKGLVLDLRSNPGGLLTAAVQVADDLLDKGNIVSTRGRISISDARFDATPGDLLKGAPVVVLTDAGSASASEVLAGALRDNKRARVVGSRTFGKGSVQTVLPLDNGDSVKLTTARYYTPSGKSIQATGIVPDVELKPAPTPEEDALPASLSDYSEATLPGHLRGDDEGTEGYRAGAVLPGDAPINDALAELKNPGSVAARLKAEAAKAEAEKAAAAKPAPKPEATPDAKAEPKPEPKPAAKPAETPAKP, encoded by the coding sequence ATGCGCGCAGCCCGTACCGCCACCCTCTTGCTGGCCCTGATGCCAGCGCTGTCCTGGGCGCAGCAGACTGCGCCGGCCGCCACCGATACCTCCGGCCAGGCAGCGAGCAACGAGGAGGCGGTGACCTCGAAGGTGCCGCTGGAAGACATCCGTCGCTTCGTCTCGGTGTACAACGCGGTCCGCGCCGCCTATGTCGATCCGGTCGATGACAACAAGCTGATGCAGTCGGCGGTGCGCGGCCTGCTGCTGGACCTCGATCCGCACAGCACCTACTTCAACAAGGAAGACGCCGAGGCCTTCGACGAACAGGCCAACGGCGCCTACGAAGGCATCGGCGTGGAGCTGCAGCAGCAGCCGGACAACGCCAGCATGAAGGTCATCTCGCCGATCGACGACACGCCGGCGGCCAAGGCCGGCATTCTTGCCGGCGACCTGATCATCGCCATCGACGGCAAGCCGATCAGCGCCATCGATGCCAGCGAACCGCTGCGTGGCCCCGCTGGCAGCAAGGTGGTGCTGACCATCGTGCGCGACGGCAAGCCCAAGCCGTTCGACGTCAGCCTGACCCGGCAGACCATCCGCGTGACCAGCGTGAAGAGCCGCATGCTCGAACCGGGCTACGGCTACATCCGCCTGAGCACCTTCCAGGCCGATACCGGTTCTGATTTCCAGAAGCACGTGCAGCAGCTGCAGAAGCAGTCCGGTGGCCAGCTCAAGGGCCTGGTGCTGGACCTGCGCAGCAATCCCGGTGGCCTGCTGACCGCTGCGGTGCAGGTGGCCGATGACCTGCTCGACAAGGGCAACATCGTCAGCACCCGTGGCCGCATCAGCATCAGCGATGCACGCTTTGATGCGACCCCGGGCGACCTGCTGAAGGGCGCACCGGTGGTGGTGCTGACCGACGCCGGTTCGGCCAGCGCATCCGAAGTGCTGGCCGGTGCGCTGCGCGACAACAAGCGCGCGCGCGTGGTCGGCAGCCGCACCTTCGGCAAGGGCTCGGTGCAGACCGTGCTGCCGCTGGACAACGGCGATTCGGTCAAGCTGACCACCGCGCGCTATTACACGCCCAGCGGCAAGTCGATCCAGGCCACCGGCATCGTGCCCGACGTGGAGCTGAAGCCGGCGCCGACGCCGGAGGAAGATGCACTGCCGGCCAGCCTGAGCGATTACAGCGAGGCGACCCTGCCGGGCCATCTGCGTGGCGATGATGAAGGCACCGAGGGCTACCGCGCCGGCGCGGTGCTGCCGGGCGATGCCCCGATCAACGATGCCCTGGCCGAACTGAAGAACCCGGGTTCGGTGGCTGCGCGCCTGAAGGCGGAGGCGGCCAAGGCCGAGGCGGAGAAGGCCGCGGCGGCAAAGCCGGCGCCGAAGCCTGAGGCGACGCCCGATGCGAAGGCAGAGCCGAAGCCCGAACCGAAGCCTGCGGCCAAGCCGGCCGAAACCCCGGCCAAGCCCTGA
- a CDS encoding anhydro-N-acetylmuramic acid kinase — MNTTVDVDAPLYLGLMSGTSADGIDAALVQFPASGGCRFVRGLTARWEPVLRARLVALGEGGPLESVEELGELDARIAINFAAAANQLLDEAGVDRRQVRAIGSHGQTVRHRPLADPAFTVQLGDGNRIAELTGITTVADFRRRDVAAGGHGAPLMPAFHLAMLGTAGEDRAVLNLGGIGNLTLIPRQGVPRGFDTGPANALMDAWCQRHTGRTFDADGAYAASGAVDAPLLASWRADPWFDLPPPKSTGREQFHLAWAEARMGEGEYAAADVQATLLELTAVTVADALLAQQPETRRVLVCGGGVHNRQLMHRLAALLPGVAVESSAVHGLDPEYVEAMGFAWLAQRTMDGLAGNLPSVTGAKGPRILGAIHLA; from the coding sequence ATGAACACGACCGTCGACGTTGATGCCCCCCTCTACCTTGGCCTGATGTCAGGCACCAGCGCCGATGGCATCGATGCCGCGCTGGTGCAGTTCCCCGCCAGCGGCGGCTGCCGCTTCGTGCGTGGCCTGACCGCCCGCTGGGAGCCGGTGCTGCGCGCACGGCTGGTGGCGCTGGGCGAAGGCGGTCCGCTGGAGTCGGTGGAGGAGCTGGGCGAACTGGATGCGCGCATCGCGATCAACTTCGCCGCCGCCGCCAACCAGCTGCTGGACGAGGCCGGCGTGGACCGCCGCCAGGTGCGGGCGATCGGCTCGCACGGGCAGACCGTGCGCCACCGGCCGCTGGCCGACCCGGCCTTCACCGTGCAGCTGGGCGATGGCAACCGCATTGCCGAACTGACCGGGATCACCACGGTGGCCGATTTCCGCCGCCGCGACGTGGCCGCTGGCGGCCATGGGGCGCCGTTGATGCCGGCCTTCCACCTGGCGATGCTGGGCACGGCCGGCGAGGACCGCGCGGTGCTCAATCTGGGTGGCATCGGCAACCTGACCCTGATCCCCCGGCAGGGCGTGCCGCGCGGCTTCGACACCGGCCCGGCCAATGCACTGATGGATGCCTGGTGCCAGCGCCATACCGGCCGCACCTTCGACGCCGACGGGGCCTATGCGGCCAGTGGTGCGGTGGATGCACCGCTGCTGGCCAGCTGGCGTGCGGACCCGTGGTTCGACCTGCCGCCGCCCAAGAGCACCGGCCGCGAGCAGTTCCACCTGGCCTGGGCCGAGGCGCGCATGGGCGAAGGCGAGTACGCCGCCGCGGATGTGCAGGCCACCCTGCTGGAACTGACCGCGGTGACCGTGGCCGATGCATTGCTGGCCCAGCAGCCGGAGACCCGCCGGGTGCTGGTCTGCGGTGGCGGCGTGCACAACCGGCAGCTGATGCACCGGCTGGCGGCACTGCTGCCCGGCGTGGCGGTGGAATCCAGCGCCGTGCATGGGCTGGACCCGGAGTATGTGGAGGCGATGGGCTTTGCCTGGCTGGCACAACGGACGATGGATGGGCTGGCCGGCAACCTGCCGAGCGTGACCGGGGCGAAAGGGCCGCGGATTCTCGGGGCGATCCATCTGGCGTGA
- a CDS encoding rhomboid family intramembrane serine protease — translation MFVSLPSRKKATLRWATPVLFAALWLAFLWSISRPGDARNSLWLDWGALSTGLTHPLDWWATLQDGSVLRLFTALFLHADWSHLLGNLVFLLIFGLPAERVLGPWRLMLLFLVGGAVSNLVAIYTMGSPDQIIIGASGAVSAMIGAYLALFPAARLGVVIPLGLFLEFVRAPAYLLIGVWAALQVVFAHIGPSFGMVAWWAHIGGFVFGLLYGVYVRAAIARKLRKRHGF, via the coding sequence ATGTTCGTGTCTCTCCCGTCCCGCAAGAAGGCCACGCTGCGCTGGGCTACACCCGTGCTGTTTGCGGCACTGTGGCTGGCGTTCCTGTGGTCGATCTCGCGCCCGGGGGACGCCCGCAACAGCCTCTGGCTGGACTGGGGCGCCCTGTCCACCGGCCTGACCCACCCGCTGGACTGGTGGGCGACCCTGCAGGACGGCAGCGTGCTGCGGTTGTTCACCGCCCTGTTCCTGCACGCTGACTGGTCACACCTGCTGGGCAACCTGGTGTTCCTGCTCATCTTCGGCCTGCCCGCCGAACGGGTGCTGGGGCCCTGGCGCCTGATGCTGCTGTTCCTGGTAGGGGGCGCGGTGTCCAACCTGGTGGCGATCTACACCATGGGCAGCCCGGACCAGATCATCATCGGCGCCAGCGGCGCGGTGTCGGCCATGATCGGCGCCTACCTGGCGTTGTTCCCGGCCGCCCGGCTGGGCGTGGTCATCCCGCTGGGCCTGTTCCTGGAGTTCGTGCGCGCCCCGGCCTACCTGCTGATCGGCGTCTGGGCCGCACTGCAGGTGGTGTTCGCCCACATCGGCCCGAGCTTCGGCATGGTGGCCTGGTGGGCGCACATCGGCGGCTTCGTGTTCGGCCTGCTATACGGCGTGTACGTGCGCGCGGCCATCGCCCGCAAGCTGCGCAAGCGCCACGGCTTCTGA